A part of Bacillus rossius redtenbacheri isolate Brsri chromosome 1, Brsri_v3, whole genome shotgun sequence genomic DNA contains:
- the LOC134527205 gene encoding uncharacterized protein LOC134527205 → MYGAGKRKRKSIACISKRHFNRLIYNATENETEHAVYVHHNDISTLPQENDSGNCISHKILNSRIAHSSDFLQTTSRATYNNDADSSVIHGTEQEQTSQSRITNNDDKFCDGRSTDVVFSSDSDNNVEEVVCRPCNLDSVPVDLNLRKHVALWAPEYNIPQNAVSSLLKIIKPHLPIHEIPKDARTLLNTPRSIFIHDMPPGKYCHFGLEKACREIICDLKKYNIDNTYLQLLVNIDGLPLSKSSSSCIWPILCSSPALNKVCVVGVYHGYEKPRSANDFLQTFVTEASHLVHYGIIVENETTAVKIHALICDAPAKAFVLYIKGHSGYNSCVKCTVQGQYKERRVCFPGINFNKRCDEDFVSNTDEDFHMGATILTQIPHFGPVSSVPFDYMHLVCLGVMKKMLILWMKGSLSVRLSSKMVSEVSKALLEIKGCIPNDFSRSPRSLAEINNWKATEFRQFLLYTGPVVMKEYLTKDVYTHFLTLHVAVSLLVSPRVSECSVQYASKLLKHFVQSFGILYGNENISHNVHGLLHLSEDVLKYGPLDLFSAFRFESYMQTLKKLIRKNEKPLEQLSRRYIEQNISLSSSPVEKICEFYHPHTDGPVPPDLQPKEQYRCYKNNLFSIDIISSEKNNCCFLYNGTTVSVQNIIYCQRDGYFIVGYENLSQRSLYVKPCDSNLLGINIVNKMHVLKSWPVDMICCKMWNIY, encoded by the coding sequence ATGTATGGTGCAGGCAAAAGAAAGCGGAAATCAATAGCATGCATTTCAAAAAGACATTTCAACCGATTAATTTACAATGCTACAGAGAATGAAACAGAACATGCAGTGTATGTACATCATAATGACATCAGTACATTACCTCAAGAAAATGATAGTGGTAATTGTATTTCTCACAAAATATTGAACTCCCGCATTGCTCATAGTTCAGATTTTCTCCAAACAACAAGTagggctacatacaataatgatgCAGACAGTTCAGTGATACATGGCACGGAACAAGAACAAACATCACAATCACGAATTACAAACAATGATGATAAATTTTGTGATGGCAGGAGTACAGACGTTGTATTCAGCAGTGATTCAGATAATAACGTTGAGGAAGTAGTATGTCGACCATGTAATTTGGACAGTGTCCCTGTTGATTTAAATTTGAGAAAACATGTTGCATTATGGGCACCTGAGTACAATATTCCTCAAAATGCTGTCTCTtctctattaaaaataattaaaccacATTTACCTATACATGAAATACCTAAAGATGCTCGTACCTTGTTGAACACGCCTCGAAGTATCTTCATTCATGACATGCCACCTGGGAAGTACTGTCACTTTGGGCTGGAAAAAGCTTGCAGGGAAATAATTTGTGATTTGAAGAAGTACAACATTGATAATACATATTTGCAGCTACTGGTAAACATAGATGGTTTACCATTGTCTAAATCATCCTCTAGTTGCATTTGGCCAATATTATGCTCTTCACCTGCATTGAACAAAGTATGTGTTGTGGGTGTGTATCATGGTTATGAAAAACCGAGAAGTGCCAATGATTTTCTACAAACATTTGTTACTGAGGCTTCACATTTAGTTCACTATGGTATTATTGTAGAAAACGAAACAACAGCAGTAAAAATTCATGCATTGATCTGTGATGCACCAGCTAAAGCATTTGTATTGTACATTAAAGGTCATAGTGGATATAACAGCTGTGTTAAGTGTACTGTTCAAGGGCAGTACAAAGAAAGAAGAGTTTGTTTTCCTgggataaattttaacaaaaggtGCGATGAAGATTTCGTCAGCAACACTGATGAAGATTTTCATATGGGTGCAACAATATTGACACAGATTCCACATTTTGGTCCTGTTTCCAGTGTTCCTTTTGATTACATGCACCTAGTATGTTTAGgtgtaatgaaaaaaatgttaatattgtgGATGAAAGGTTCTTTGTCAGTACGTTTATCTTCAAAAATGGTTTCTGAAGTTTCAAAAGCACTTTTAGAAATAAAGGGCTGCATTCCCAATGATTTCAGCAGGTCACCAAGATCACTAGcagaaattaataactggaagGCCACAGAGTTCCGCCAGTTTCTTTTATATACTGGTCCTGTTGTTATGAAAGAATACCTAACCAAGGATGTATATACACATTTTCTTACCCTGCATGTTGCAGTATCACTTCTCGTAAGTCCTCGAGTTTCAGAATGTAGTGTACAGTATGCTAGCAAGTTACTGAAACATTTTGTGCAGTCTTTTGGGATCTTGTATGGAAATGAAAACATATCCCATAATGTTCATGGACTTCTGCATCTGAGTGAGGATGTTCTGAAGTATGGCCCACTAGATTTGTTTAGTGCTTTTCGGTTTGAAAGTTatatgcaaacattaaaaaaattgatccGTAAAAATGAGAAACCATTAGAGCAATTATCTCGAAGATACATAGAACAGAACATAAGTCTATCATCTTCACCAGTAGAGAAGATATGTGAATTTTATCATCCACACACAGATGGTCCTGTACCACCTGATTTGCAGCCAAAGGAGCAATACAGATGTtacaagaataatttatttagtattgaTATTATTagtagtgaaaaaaataattgctgtTTCCTGTATAATGGAACAACAGTGTCAGTACAAAACATTATATATTGTCAAAGAGATGGGTATTTCATTGTGGGCTACGAAAATTTGTCTCAGAGAAGCCTTTATGTTAAGCCATGTGATTCAAATTTGTTAGGTATTAACATTGTCAACAAAATGCATGTGCTCAAATCATGGCCAGTAGACATGATTTGTTGCAAAATGTGGAATATATACTAA